Part of the Phragmites australis chromosome 23, lpPhrAust1.1, whole genome shotgun sequence genome is shown below.
GGTCATAGCCCAGCGTGCCGATGCTGTGCCTACCCTGGAGTGTTGGGAACCTGCACTTGAGCCGACTAAGGTGGTCGAGGAGGGTGGGGTTGGCATTGGCGGCGAGGAGGCATGAGACGGCGGCGGGGGACGGGGCGTCTCCTACTCTCTCTGAGCCGTACGCACGGGCAGAGgatgagaagagagaagagggaggaacaAGATGATGAGATACCATCTGACATGTGGgtcctaccattatatcagcgcCACGTAGGACGAAATCACCATCAAAACTAGTTAATGAGGTAAATTGCACCGATTTGAATAGTTGAAGGAGGTGGGATATCTGGTTTTACGGTTCGGGAGGAAACATATTTGAGCAATAGTTGAGGGAGGCAATAtggactttttccttttttatattGATAAACTGTTGAGATTCTTACTACAAATGATGATCATCAATGGACAGAGAGATCATGGTGAAAATATTGTGCCTAAGACGAGAACTACAAGGTATATGTTCAGTTCTATGAAACTTTGACCACTCTGTTAGTAAtttatgttttaaatatttctTGAGTATCTTTACAATAAGGTGTTCTGACGAATGTAATGTGATGTCAGTTTTGAAGCtgctaaatcttttttttttgattttttgtttcAAGCCATATTTCAAATTCAGTTTTCTGGCTCCAAAATCTGAATATGGGTGGCTTTCGTTTTCAGGTTATTGCAATTGCAACTAGCATTGGATTTGTTAGGAGGGATGCCCAATCACCCACTGAGCACTTATTTGCCAATGGCTATCATCTGGTATACACTTCTATGCCCTTGTATTTCCATTTTATGTCCAATCGGCTAGGCTCGTTCCATTTCTTTCCTTATTTTTCTTTATCTACGGTAGTGCTTAACGGTTCAACTAGCATCTAATCATTAGTTTCTTCACCTGATATGTGTGCAATTAGATAACTTTAGTTGTTTTCCTTTGTTTGTTGCAGCCAATTCAATTCTCtgatgttttatatttttttttcaaatgtctAGATGATAATACTATTCTTCTTCCCTTTTTATTCTCTGGTTGCATCTGGCAGAGGTGCGATCTGTTCCAGCCAGttagggatgtcaacggggaAATTTCCCGCAGGGAATAGGTAACCATCCCTGCCCCGATTGGGGGAAATTTTCCCCGTCCCTGTCCTCGTCCCCGCTCGCGGGGGAGAAAATtctcccatccccatccccgcgTGGGGAAATATACCGACGGGTTCCCCGTCCCTGCTACACTAGCACGGTGAAGGGCCTGCTGGCTGACGAGCTTTGATGGGTTGAATTTTAGTTGGGCCGTTCCTTGCATATATGGGTCACGAAGAGTTTAAGTATTTCAGAGAATTAGTCTTGTAGGAAAACAGAGACGGAGATAGGGAATCGTTCCCACCCCATTATATCTGACGGGGAGAATTTTCTCCCATTAAATTTTCACAGAAAAAAATTGATTCCATCTTTATCGCTAATAGGGGAATTCCTCGGGAACGAGGATCGGGCCGTTGAGATCCCTACATCCAGTTCAGATCGCAGAGATGACAGCAGGGCCCACCCGTCAGCGCCTGTCGCGTTCCAAgagaggggaaggagaggagcgTCCATCTCTCACCTCAGTGAGTCCGCGCCCGATCTCCCCGCCGGCATCCGATCTCGATCTCAGGTCAGCGCCGCCGTCTCCCAcctcgccggccgccaccgTCTCTGCCATGGTTAGCAACATCCCCCTTTCCTCGTCCCCTCCCCTTCGTTCCGCTCCTCCGCCCTAGCCACCCGCGCGCGCTCCCCCCTGCACCCGCTCGAGCAAGCGACCGAATCCGATCCCTGGGCCAAGTGGACCCGGCCGGGGCTCGGCGGGGCGATCGGAGCCACGCCCGTCTCGCTTCTGGATGTGTGTTTAGCTCTCCAACCTAGTGGCTAGTTGTCGGCGCGGCCGGTGCGCGAAATCGCAGGCGGGTTTCGCCGCGCGGGCTGCTGGGTTGGGGTGCTTTGGTGGTGGTCTGATTTCCGCAATCGCGGCGGGCTCAAGTGAATCCGGCCGAAgagtagggggggggggggggcggggctGCTGCACAGTGGCAGTGTTTGCTAAATTTAATCATTGTTCGGCCCTAGGTGTGATCCTCGGGGCCGCTTGAGCCGCAGGGGCAGCAGGGGGCCTTGTCTGTTTCGCTCGAGATGATGAGTAGTGGTGGATTTTTGGTCTTTCTGTTCCAGGAGGTTAGGTTGTTTAGGCCGAGTATCTGAATTGCAAGTGAAACGAATTCGGTTGCGAAAAGTTTGGTTCACATTCACATGCCTGATACTTAAAATCTGACCGAGATACACATATTCTAATTTACTTGTTCTTCCTATTATTGATTGTATATTTGGTTGATTTTATGACCAGACGAACAGTAATGTCTGCATGTAGAAACTTTAGCTCTTAATCTTCTTCCAATATGGAAATGCTGCATCTGATTTTTGGTGAGTTTTCATTATGTTAACGGAATTATATGGATATGTGAGTTCAGAATTATATCATTGGAGCATTCAAGCCACCATGTGACATCTCGATCACATTCTCTGATGCGAGGACCAGGAAGCAGGTATAATTCTTGATATCCTCATGTAGCTACCAGTTGCAATTCAAACATGGGTTCTTCTTATGCCTTACAAATGACCAGTTCTGCTGTTTTCATTTCGCAGGTTTCGGTTAAGGACAATGGGAAGACAACAATGGTCCCTGTTTTCCAGAGCCTGGAAACAATATCTGGAGAGGTACTATTTTCTTATTAGCTTATTCTTATGTACCTTGCTTGGATGGAACCAAGTATTGAGCTTGGCTGAAATGGTCCTCAGGTATCGATAGCACCGGTCCCAGGTAAAAGGATTGAACACATGGGTGTCAAGATTGAGTTGCTGGGCCAAATAGGTATGCTATTTACCCTCAACTGCCGCTTGTTCTGTCAAATACTACAGCAAGTTTGACAAAGCTTTTGCTTCCAGAGATGTCATGGTCACACTGTTAGCCAATTTGATAGGTGCTGCTTAGGTTATATGACTTTACTGGGGTAGTTATGTGTGTTTGAGGTCTTCATTAGTATCTAGTTTCTTGTTATGGATTTATTCCATTTTGCTATGGTGTTAAGATGCTATTTGTTCTGATGATTCTTGACACAAAATGTAGTGCATATTCCATTTCGCTATGTTATTCTAAGATGGCTGCTGTCTCTGATTATTTCTGACACAAATTGGCAGTGGCATGGATGCATCCACAGGTTGCTGTTATATTTATGGTGCTAAGTTTTGAAGTTTTACCGTATATACTTTTGTTTACTTCTATTTGGCAAAACTCCCAGACTAGCTCCTAAAGTGGAATTAGTGGGAGCTCTACTAAATAGCAGTTTGCAGTTTTCAGCTCTCAGAGTGATTCCGTGGGGGTGATTCTCTTAAATAAACTAGATGCTAGGAGGTAAAAAAATCAGCTTTCCGTGATTCACTTCCCCACAGAATTACTTCTTGCATAAAGTTTACCTTAGATAAtcactagagaatcactttcagttACATAATCGCTTTCCTAGAGAATTTGGATCAgggggagctctaccaaacaaaccCTTGGTTACTTACGTTTTCAACTGTGCTGGACGTATTTCGCGTTACATGCAAAACTCATGTTCTATACGATATGGCTTCCTTCCCGTATAAGAGTACTGAAAGCTTGTGCGTTTATGGAATAAATTGTTCTCTGAAGATTTACTAGATTACTTCCTGTCTACTATTTAGTACTTTGGGCTCACCTAGTTCCCGACATTTACAATGGGTGACCAATTCTCTTACAGAGCTGTATTTTGACCGAGGGAACTTCTATGACTTCACTTCATTAGGTGAGTTTCTGGTGCATGATTTGCCAATAGCTTTTTTGGTGCATTGTACAATGCCCTGGACttcttgtgatttttttctttcatgttACAAGTCTTCAATTTATGGAAACATAgaccaattagtaaatattggCCCAAGAGAAAATCTTACAGGTCCAGATTTACCAAGACAGAAAAACAAATGAAAACTACTCAGCCTGGGATTACACGAAACAGAAAGGCactgttttcttcttttttaagaaataaatgCAAGCTTTGAAGCTGAAGCCAAAAGACACAACTGTTCTGTAATCACTATGGCTTTAAGCACACTGAGACTCATTGTATCATATTAGGTTTGCCACTTGCCATACCTCGTATTTTAGTTAGACTGCTGGTGTCAGACCAAATCACCTGGCTACTGGCTAGAAGCCTAGACTAGCACCTAACATGTGCCGAAAGGGCCTCCTGAAATTTCTGTTCTGCTAGTGCCTAGTTGATCAAGTTCTTACTGCTGATCCTTGCTCtgcatatatattattattatgcgAGAAGCTATTATGGCTTGAATTGCACTGTTTGTCTGTACAGTACGTGAGTTAGATGTTCCTGGTGAAATCTATGAAAGGAAGGCGTATCCATTTGAGTTTTCCACTGTTGAAATGCCATATGAGTCTTACAATGGAACAAATGTCAGACTGCGGTAAGCAAATGCTATGATTTAGAGTAGCGTTCTTATTATATTTCGTttgacatatttttcttgtacacTGTTATGTGATGGAATACTGTTTGCGAATATTAACAGTAGTCACGGTACTGTAGCTCCGTTCGCACTGTGGCACcaagttagagataagattagttgTTAGGGATCATATTAGATTAGAGAGAGATAAGATCTATTAGTTagtcttagagataagatttgttagttCAGATTGTTAGGGCCGTCTCCTATATGAAGGAGGTGCAGCACccattgtaatcaagcaagagaaaCCAATCTAGTTCACAGTCCCTTTCTTCTAAGTCTCCCTCAATATTATGTCTTTCCAATCTATGATCTAATCCCTCCCTTAGCAGCTGATGCTGCCTAGCTATCCTCCCGGCGGATGCTTAAACGCTAACATATACTGCTGCTAAAGATTTCATTATAGTTACAaaatttagttttgcaaaactcCTAGGCCATGGTTGGTTCTGCACCCTCACAGACAGTTTGATTTGTCGAATTTAATTGCACTTTTGAATTTGCCCTTGCCAATACATTGttattttacaaatttaaatttgaatatttcAAGGATTTTTTCTCCCAGTACCCACACTGGAAAACCAGTTACAGGATTGTGAGTTTGCTGTCTTTTGTGTCACAATGTATGATATTTGCTCTTCACTAATAAGGTGGAATATATGGAAAGCTTCATATAAAATCTGATTTTTAATACATCCTTTGGTGTCTTTGTAGGCTTGGCATATCATGGTATCATTTTGTAGTCCCATTGATTAGTGTTGTGCCTCTCTGTATGATAAGGATGCATAGTCAACTTGCAGGTTTTGCACATATGATTTCCCGTGTAATTGGACTACTAAAATTTGAGAGGAAACTATTATATTTCCTACACTCATTTATGTACATTTTGGCTTAAGCGAAATCCAACAATTAATCAATTGTTTAACACATATACCTTTTGCATTTGTATACCGTGGACTTGAGCCCCCCTTACATCTTTTCACTTTTTTGTTATATACTGCAAGTTCATAATGAGAATAGTGTTCAAGTGCTGGAGAAAAAGATTTAGTGAAGTATTGAAACACCTCTAAAGACTAAAGTCCGCTTGATGTGCTCGCAGGTACATTTTGAAGGTGACAATTGGCAGAAACTATGTTGGGAATATTGTGGAACACCGGGATTTCTGTGTAAGTTGATAACCACcaatatatttaatttataCTGCCTACTTGAAAGTCATACAACCATAGAGTTCATTTCTGTTATTTTGGAACAATTTCACCAGATTTTGGGTATGTTTATGACTCTGCAACATATATATTCCATTCTATTTTGCCTTCATTGATATGAACTAGCACATTCAAGACAAAAGATTTCTTAATTTTTATGTGCTCTAGCAAATTGCAGAGTTTTTTCAGAATATTTGACGACTTATCTTCGTGTCTTTTGGCAGGTAAGAAACTACACTCCTGTCCCTACAATCAACAACAGCATTAAGGTGAGTTCTTGTTAATGGAAGCTTTTCATTTGATGCTTGTAAAATACGTTAGCAACTTAGCATGAACTTGACAGTGCTGTAATAAACTGGTACAGTCTCAAATTAACATTTGTGTGTTTGAGGCCTTCTCAATTTTGACTAAATTTCTCTCCCGCGGTTCATGTTAGCTTATTTGTGGCCACACCAGGTTCTAGAAACCTGTGAAGCctgatcaatttttttttatttttttttgccgaaAACCCAAATAACATGACACTCTGGTTTCCATAAAATGGGTTAATTCATGGCCTTATAGACATCATTTTATCCTCATCTTTGAAAGAATCAATACATTTTTACTTGGACATGATCCAGGTATCAAATATTGAAGATATCAGTTTTGAAAGTTTGAAAACAAGAGATAAATTTGCTGCTTGTCATTAACCACCCAGATCCTTTTTTTGTGTGTGGAAAACACAGCTCTTGAACTCTGAGTCAGAACTGGTTCACTGTTGAGTGCTGAAGTTAGGATAAACACCCATCGGCAGGGTAGCCAGGCGGGGTCGGCTGCTAAGGTAGTGATTGGACTATAGATTGGGGAGATTTAGAACATTGGGGGAGACATAAGAGAAAGGGACTAGGAACTAAATTGATTTATCTTGCTTGATTGATTCGATTACATGACTTCTATAAATAGGACTTTGGACTCCCAATGGAAGGTTCCTGATCGAATCCAACTCTATCTTCTAGCCAATTCTATCTCTAATTGATAACAAATCTAATCTTACCTTTTAAATGACCCCTAACAAATCTGAtataatcttatctctaaatgCTATCTAATCACAAATAACAAATAAAAGATAAAGCAAGCGTGTGCTACAGTACCACGCTGGTCCAAAGGAACTCGCACAGCTAACTTGTGTTTTTTTTGGAAAGTGAACAATGCACCTGATTTCAAAAATGAAGTTATCTGATATGCTATTATCGGTCCTGACCCTCCCTGCCATTATGAGATTCTAATATTCCAAATATGGCTGTCCTTCTGAGGGTTGTTATAATTCAAATGAGCAATAATATTGCGAAAAGAATGTTGTGTTGATGGGTTTAATTTAATAAGCTGATTGCACCAA
Proteins encoded:
- the LOC133906099 gene encoding vacuolar protein sorting-associated protein 26A-like, whose translation is MTAGPTRQRLSRSKRGEGEERPSLTSVSPRPISPPASDLDLRSAPPSPTSPAATVSAMNYIIGAFKPPCDISITFSDARTRKQVSVKDNGKTTMVPVFQSLETISGEVSIAPVPGKRIEHMGVKIELLGQIELYFDRGNFYDFTSLVRELDVPGEIYERKAYPFEFSTVEMPYESYNGTNVRLRYILKVTIGRNYVGNIVEHRDFCVRNYTPVPTINNSIKMEVGIEDCLHIEFEYSKSKYHLNDVIIGKIYFLLVRIKIKNMELEIRRRESTGSGSNTYVETETLAKFELMDGAPVRGESIPVRLFLTPYELTPTYRNINNKFSVKYYLNLVLVDEEDRRYFKQQEITMYRLLESPPAS